The following nucleotide sequence is from Endozoicomonas sp. GU-1.
TTATGGTTTGCTGATACGCTCTTTGCTTACCCTGAATAAAGCCCGGCAGTTTATAGCGCTGCACTCTCAAGGAGACCCCGGAAAACCTGACGACCGGACAATCCAGGGGCAGGAAGAGCGCCGACGCCTTTATGCATTGACTCAGAATCTTCACATGAAATTGCTCAGCCATCTGTGGCGTAAGGGTTTTGAGCTCAGAGTGAATGGCTGGCTATCGACCTTTCAGCCAGTTAATGATTACCAATGCAAGAAAAAGGAATTTGTCAAAACACTGCTTGCGCTGATCCACCCTGATTGCTCTGGACTCCGACAATATAACTCTGACCTTCCCGTAGCGCATAATGCAGTAGTGAACCTATTGAGAAAGTAAGCTGTCTATGGGGAGTAAATATCTATCGTTAGAAGGTTTATTTATGACTCCACCAAGTGCAAATACCGGATTGGCAAACTCTGTTAACGGACCACTAAGCAACAGCTATGACCAGAATGATTCTGCCTTGCCAGCGAATGCTCAGCATGCGGGCGGTATTTTTCGGAGTCGTGCCACGGAAGATCTTCAGCACAGTCCGGCCGTTGGAGCTCGAACTGTCAGTGCGGTTTTGCCTGTCCAAAATTATATGAATCCAGCATTAGGTGAAACTGATAATCCATCGGTTGTGAGATTTACGGTTGGCTCAGATGATGAACAGTCTGATGACGATGCTTCACCCTTATCCTCCCTCAGTTCAGGTCCTGGTTCAGAACCCGATTGCTTCATTGGGTTGGAGCAAACGTTAGAAAGCCTTCTTCTGGTAAAGGAGGCAGATTCCACTGAAGGTGCTGTAGGGGGCTGCGCTTATTGTGGCGGTGAGCAGATTCTGGAGGAGTCTCTGACATCCAGCTTGAATGAACTGGCGTCAATATCTTCTGCGGGGAAGGGCGCTAGCGATAAGGCCGTTGAAAGTGTCAGGAAAGAACTTGGTGAAACGATCGCGGACTCTTTCACAACAGCCAGACTGGAAGAATTGCATACTATTGCCTGTAGACTCGAGTTGTGGCAGAAAATGAATTGCAGATTACTTGAAAAATGTAAAGTTAACTCCTTCGACACTTACATACCCGATCTCACTACCCGGGGAATGGTTCCAATCAAGTTCGATGATCTAATCAACGGTATTATTAATACAGGTGTTATGTCTGATCTTGGCAAAGGGCTTGATAAAATTGACAGTTATCTGAGAGGGTGTGATGTAACGATGCTACGCCACCGTCATCGTCTTTGCACAGATATGAGCAAAGACGTCCATCAGCCAATACTTTCCTTCTCATTTTATCAGGAAAATATATTAGACTCACAATTTCCAGATGAACTTTTTGATGGGGAAGAATTACCAGATTTCACTTACCTTCTTGATGGCGATAAAAGTACAGACTGGAACCACCTTGCCCGTGAGCTGGATGCTTATTTGCAACCGGTATTTCAGGCGCTGGTTGAGGTTGGTGGGGCTATTCCAGAAGACACTCTGGAAGAATACTTCAAGAGTGTCGTTGATTAATGAAAGGTTTCATCGGGCTCTTCAGACTGGGAAGAAATGGCTTCTTCAGAGGATTGCTCATCAGAAGTCAGGCTTTCTGAAGCTATGGTCAATTCATCTTCAGTGAGTTCAGAGCTCAGTTGTTCTTTCTCTTCTTCCAGTTGCAGGGCCGGTATTTTCTGCTTCTTGATCAAGTCATTAAAGCCAGTGGGCAATTCGGCTTCCATGGCATCCAGTTCATCGAACAGCTCCTGGGCCGAACGCTCTTTGATGACCTCCTGGTCCGCCAGCTCCGGCTGTTCTAACGTACCGCCTGCTGCGGCCAGTGCTTCGGCAATCTCTTCCGGGATTTCCAGGGCCTTGGCGATTTCTTCCAGGTCCCGGATTTCCGACAGCGGCGGCAGTTCATTCAGGTTCTGCAGGTTGAAGTAATCCAGGAATTGCCGGGTGGTGGCAAACATAGCGGGTCTGCCGGGCACATCCCGGTGGCCGACAACGCGAACCCACTCCCGCTCCTGCAGGGTGCGTATGATATTACTGCTGACACTGACGCCACGAATATCTTCAATTTCTCCCCGGGTAATGGGCTGGCGATAGGCGATCAGGGCCAGGGTTTCCAGAAGGGCACGGGTATAGCGCTGAGGTTTTTCGTCCCACAGGCCGCCAATCCAGGGAGCCATGGCCTGACGAACCTGGAAGCGGAAGCCGGACGCTACTTGCTTCAGTTCAAAGGCCCGGCCCTCGCAGGCGTCAGATACTTTGACCAGGGC
It contains:
- the scpB gene encoding SMC-Scp complex subunit ScpB; its protein translation is MSEKPDLSLILEAAIMASSRPLTIEQLAALFAEDNRPDGNEIREALVKVSDACEGRAFELKQVASGFRFQVRQAMAPWIGGLWDEKPQRYTRALLETLALIAYRQPITRGEIEDIRGVSVSSNIIRTLQEREWVRVVGHRDVPGRPAMFATTRQFLDYFNLQNLNELPPLSEIRDLEEIAKALEIPEEIAEALAAAGGTLEQPELADQEVIKERSAQELFDELDAMEAELPTGFNDLIKKQKIPALQLEEEKEQLSSELTEDELTIASESLTSDEQSSEEAISSQSEEPDETFH